One genomic segment of Nitrosopumilus sp. b3 includes these proteins:
- a CDS encoding aspartate/glutamate racemase family protein: protein MVRIVVFDSGLGSLSIIKPIQKQMKCNIVYFADSKNFPYGKKSIKELRRITLKSISALEKYFKPELIIIGSNTLSLTLDSHPKNILTVLPPLNKTKKISKSKSIAILATESIVKSKLLDNYIKTFNMNNFKVIKINASSLVDLVEHGDFYLNPNLCITKIKKTLSSIFIENNVDVATLSSTHIPFLLEFLEKIFPNITFLDPGQSLAIKLKQKYISDSQKRNRLQIFTSGDIKSLEKKLNYLKINNKISKFTT, encoded by the coding sequence ATGGTAAGAATTGTTGTGTTTGATTCAGGTCTGGGCTCATTATCTATTATTAAACCAATTCAAAAACAAATGAAATGTAATATAGTTTACTTTGCAGATTCTAAAAACTTTCCATATGGAAAAAAAAGTATTAAAGAATTAAGAAGAATTACATTAAAATCTATTTCAGCTCTTGAAAAATATTTTAAGCCTGAATTAATTATTATTGGCTCAAATACATTATCATTAACATTGGATTCACATCCAAAAAATATTCTGACTGTTCTTCCACCACTAAATAAAACAAAAAAAATTTCAAAATCAAAATCTATTGCAATTTTAGCAACAGAATCTATTGTAAAAAGTAAATTGCTTGATAATTACATTAAAACTTTTAACATGAATAATTTCAAAGTCATTAAAATTAATGCATCATCCTTGGTTGACTTGGTTGAACATGGTGATTTTTATTTAAACCCCAATCTTTGTATAACCAAAATTAAAAAAACTCTAAGTTCAATCTTTATTGAAAATAATGTAGATGTGGCTACTTTATCTAGTACACACATTCCATTTCTTTTGGAATTTCTAGAAAAAATATTTCCAAACATAACTTTTCTTGATCCTGGTCAATCACTAGCTATTAAATTAAAACAAAAATACATTTCTGATAGTCAAAAAAGAAATAGACTTCAAATATTTACTTCTGGAGATATTAAATCACTTGAAAAAAAGCTAAATTATTTAAAAATTAATAATAAAATTTCAAAATTTACAACTTGA
- a CDS encoding LamG domain-containing protein, translating to MFLILVLSTLSSGADYAIAQSAPENFELATKNTELKSKSFTVGLTEKIGFTETKKQFNQSKNHSVSLQEKISASNNSLHEEIILIKYDSDRKIMMERILDRQSKLKINESELLDNLPPSTLVSHEEIVDDVQILMDHSQLFDKLYFGINDLIPNIFESGNLILNFKNNDHNILIQNNIKILNDQIFDPNNPILLILLIPFAGFVLIRYDNEQTKFYQIKQFFTFAFIVILLSSAVITPMSISSSYWGYAFAEMDNGTEIISQLEDTEIVSQENFTNTSDIDSNLLGIDFSEHVTSQTHSSQSINQMSISDILSVTLSQFTGNTIPDETDSSSTDSNMSISDVLEIIFTPGFTINDATLSLPFDSIENGTASDNAQINDENSLLLDGDQDFIHLNENSTNNLQSLVIGAWIKPDYSQGSPEFTVVSKEKSFSLSVDNQPSSHAAKFSIFDGIKWSEIQSNSQIPEEWTHVVASFSNQTLSIYINGQITGTKQIDGILSLSFDGQLETVDIDSISSDSSIVVGAYMTTKSGVLVPNNMFSGMIDDVALFDSAISDTQIEQLYSSGIDSHTTQTKSLDDIIREMEIEAGIYLNSTNQTLQAQLSISDSVSYIHSQAQN from the coding sequence ATGTTTTTGATTTTAGTTCTGTCAACACTTTCATCTGGAGCTGATTATGCAATTGCACAATCAGCTCCAGAAAATTTTGAATTAGCTACAAAAAATACTGAATTAAAATCAAAAAGCTTTACAGTTGGTTTAACAGAAAAAATTGGATTCACTGAAACAAAAAAACAATTTAATCAATCGAAAAACCATTCAGTTTCATTACAAGAAAAAATTTCTGCATCTAATAATTCATTGCATGAAGAAATTATTTTGATCAAGTATGATTCTGACAGAAAAATAATGATGGAAAGAATTCTTGATAGACAATCAAAATTGAAAATTAATGAATCAGAACTTTTAGATAATCTTCCTCCATCGACATTAGTTTCACATGAAGAAATTGTAGATGATGTTCAAATATTGATGGATCATTCCCAATTATTTGATAAGTTATATTTTGGAATAAATGATCTGATTCCAAATATTTTTGAATCAGGAAATCTAATTTTAAATTTTAAAAATAACGATCACAATATTTTAATTCAAAATAATATTAAGATACTAAACGATCAAATTTTTGATCCTAATAATCCAATATTATTAATATTATTGATACCTTTTGCAGGTTTTGTCTTAATTCGTTATGATAACGAACAAACTAAATTTTATCAAATTAAACAATTTTTCACTTTTGCTTTTATTGTAATTCTTCTTTCATCAGCTGTAATAACTCCAATGTCAATCTCTTCATCTTATTGGGGATACGCATTTGCAGAAATGGATAATGGTACAGAAATTATTTCACAACTAGAAGATACAGAAATAGTTTCTCAAGAAAATTTTACAAACACTTCTGATATTGATAGTAATTTATTGGGAATAGATTTTTCTGAGCATGTTACTTCACAAACACATTCTTCACAATCAATTAATCAAATGTCCATCTCTGATATTCTCAGCGTAACATTGTCTCAATTCACAGGCAACACAATTCCTGATGAGACTGATTCATCCTCTACTGATTCAAACATGTCCATCTCTGATGTACTGGAAATAATTTTCACGCCTGGATTTACAATTAATGATGCAACACTATCATTACCATTTGATTCCATAGAAAATGGAACTGCATCTGATAATGCACAAATCAATGATGAAAACTCGCTTCTTTTAGATGGCGATCAAGATTTTATCCATCTAAATGAAAATTCTACGAATAATTTACAATCCCTTGTAATTGGAGCCTGGATAAAGCCAGATTACTCTCAAGGTTCTCCAGAATTCACTGTGGTTAGTAAGGAAAAATCATTTTCATTATCAGTTGATAACCAACCATCTAGCCATGCAGCAAAATTCTCTATCTTTGATGGAATAAAATGGTCAGAAATTCAATCCAATTCCCAAATTCCTGAGGAATGGACACATGTTGTAGCCTCATTTAGCAATCAAACTCTTAGTATCTACATTAATGGTCAAATTACAGGCACAAAACAAATTGATGGTATTTTGTCACTCTCCTTTGATGGCCAGCTAGAAACGGTAGATATTGACAGTATTTCATCAGATAGCAGCATTGTAGTTGGTGCCTATATGACTACAAAATCTGGTGTTCTAGTCCCAAACAACATGTTCTCAGGCATGATTGATGATGTCGCTTTGTTTGATTCTGCAATATCGGATACCCAAATTGAGCAATTGTATTCTAGTGGAATTGATTCTCACACTACTCAAACAAAGAGTTTAGATGATATTATTCGTGAAATGGAAATTGAGGCTGGAATATACCTAAATTCTACTAATCAGACTCTACAGGCACAACTATCCATCTCAGACTCAGTTTCTTATATTCACTCCCAGGCACAAAATG